The following proteins come from a genomic window of Campylobacter coli 76339:
- a CDS encoding Lipid A biosynthesis lauroyl acyltransferase — translation MNKDYLYLSAYYVLKFLVHTMPHFVLNFLAFCVSKIVFKLDKKHRKIIDTNLKLCFPYKNEDERKELAFKIYNNFAKFGLDCIKNQNTSKEKILNKVVFDNEEILTQALKEQKGVIFTTAHYGNWELLSLAYAAKFGAISIVGKQLKSQRMTEILAKNRTQFDIELIDKKGGLRKMLSAIKNKRTLGILTDQDCTDNEGVKLDFFGKRVNYQAGASILAQKTGALIIPAYIYQGEDGKFHIKFFKALDPLNSNLEELTKYQAKTCEEMIQIKPDEYFFFHRRFASYSEELYKGIK, via the coding sequence ATGAATAAAGATTATCTTTATCTTAGTGCTTACTATGTACTTAAATTTTTGGTCCATACCATGCCTCATTTTGTTTTAAATTTTCTTGCTTTTTGTGTTTCAAAAATTGTCTTTAAACTCGATAAAAAACATAGAAAAATTATAGATACAAATTTAAAACTTTGCTTTCCTTACAAAAATGAAGATGAAAGAAAAGAACTTGCTTTTAAAATTTATAATAATTTTGCCAAATTTGGGCTAGATTGCATTAAAAATCAAAATACAAGCAAAGAAAAAATTTTAAATAAAGTCGTCTTTGACAATGAAGAAATTTTAACCCAAGCTTTAAAAGAGCAAAAAGGGGTGATCTTTACTACTGCTCATTATGGAAATTGGGAGCTTTTAAGCCTTGCTTATGCTGCTAAATTTGGGGCAATTTCTATAGTGGGCAAACAACTTAAAAGTCAAAGAATGACTGAAATTCTAGCTAAAAATCGTACTCAATTTGACATAGAACTTATCGACAAAAAGGGTGGGCTTAGAAAAATGCTAAGTGCTATTAAAAACAAACGCACCCTTGGCATACTTACAGATCAAGACTGCACTGACAATGAAGGAGTTAAGCTTGATTTTTTTGGCAAAAGAGTGAATTATCAAGCAGGGGCTAGCATCCTAGCTCAAAAAACAGGAGCTTTGATCATACCTGCTTATATTTATCAAGGAGAGGATGGAAAATTTCATATTAAATTTTTCAAAGCCCTTGATCCTTTAAACTCCAATCTAGAAGAACTTACAAAATACCAAGCAAAAACTTGCGAAGAAATGATCCAAATTAAGCCTGATGAGTATTTTTTCTTTCATCGCCGCTTTGCAAGCTATAGCGAAGAACTATACAAAGGTATCAAATGA
- a CDS encoding CMP-N-acetylneuraminate-beta-galactosamide-alpha-2,3-sialyltransferase , CST-V, CAzY family GT42: protein MIENNAVVVAGNGTSLKEIDYSRLPKEFDVFRCNQFYFEDKYYLGRKVKAAFSFPGVFFEQYYTLNTLMQNKEYYCENIVCKLFPLQHEINQKSLRNFKKIFPLFFPYALDGNEHYFNKLKELNSFINFNFLYDEGLQITTGMYAIACAVACGYKEIYITGIDFYSTQEYAFDIKDKIGLYALNPSFKIQYLKSHSKETDLEILSFLKQTYNANFFSISPKSPMTKYIPLAPKQNYSFDIEEKSSESIKDFLIPSKKAYRNYSRALYLQNNMFYNFIHDCLKFPSALKNYFKNIKKAK, encoded by the coding sequence ATGATAGAAAACAATGCAGTTGTTGTTGCAGGAAATGGGACTAGTTTAAAAGAGATCGATTATTCAAGACTACCTAAAGAATTTGATGTGTTTAGATGTAATCAATTCTATTTTGAAGATAAATACTATCTTGGAAGAAAAGTTAAAGCTGCGTTTTCTTTTCCTGGAGTTTTTTTTGAGCAATATTACACTTTAAATACTCTTATGCAAAATAAAGAATACTATTGCGAAAATATTGTATGCAAACTATTTCCTTTGCAACACGAAATAAACCAAAAATCATTAAGGAATTTTAAAAAGATTTTTCCATTATTTTTTCCTTATGCATTAGATGGCAATGAGCATTATTTTAATAAATTAAAAGAGTTAAATTCTTTTATAAATTTTAACTTCTTGTATGATGAAGGATTGCAAATAACTACCGGAATGTATGCTATCGCCTGTGCTGTTGCTTGCGGATATAAAGAAATATATATTACAGGAATAGATTTTTATTCAACGCAAGAGTATGCATTTGATATTAAAGATAAGATAGGATTATATGCTTTAAATCCTTCATTTAAAATTCAATATTTAAAATCTCATAGTAAGGAAACGGATCTTGAAATTTTATCTTTTTTGAAACAAACTTATAATGCTAATTTTTTCTCTATATCCCCTAAAAGTCCTATGACAAAATATATTCCGCTAGCTCCAAAACAAAATTATAGTTTTGATATTGAAGAAAAATCTTCAGAATCCATTAAAGATTTTCTTATCCCTTCAAAAAAAGCATATCGAAATTATTCTAGAGCTCTATATTTACAGAACAATATGTTTTACAATTTTATACACGATTGCTTAAAATTTCCAAGTGCTTTAAAAAATTATTTTAAAAATATAAAAAAGGCAAAATAA
- a CDS encoding Putative two-domain glycosyltransferase, CAzY family GT2, whose translation MNLEKISVIIIVKNAQNTLLKCLNSLKEFGEIILLNNESTDDTLKIAKEFQKEFAHLYIYESKFIGFGALKNLALSHTKNEWILNIDADEILENEAKEELKKLEFREQNILALPRKNLYKGEWIKACGWWPDHVLRVFNKKHTKFNENLVHESLILYSNTQKIYLKNGLKHFACNGIESMIYKMNLYTSFSAKEKFKKDKKASIFGAIMRFCLTFTKDYFFRGGIKYGYKGFIIALLNANGAFFRYMKLYELQNEKN comes from the coding sequence ATGAATCTTGAAAAAATAAGTGTCATCATCATAGTCAAAAATGCTCAAAACACTCTCCTTAAATGCTTAAATTCTTTAAAAGAATTTGGAGAAATTATACTTTTAAACAATGAAAGCACTGATGACACTCTAAAAATCGCTAAAGAATTTCAAAAAGAATTTGCACATTTATATATTTATGAAAGTAAATTTATAGGCTTTGGAGCTCTTAAAAATCTTGCTTTAAGCCATACTAAAAATGAGTGGATTTTAAACATAGATGCGGATGAAATTTTAGAAAACGAAGCCAAAGAAGAATTAAAAAAACTTGAATTTAGAGAACAAAACATCCTAGCTCTACCACGCAAGAACCTTTATAAAGGAGAGTGGATAAAAGCTTGTGGCTGGTGGCCTGATCACGTTTTAAGAGTATTTAATAAAAAACATACAAAATTTAATGAAAACTTAGTCCATGAAAGCTTGATTTTATACTCAAATACTCAAAAAATTTATCTTAAAAATGGACTAAAGCATTTTGCTTGTAACGGAATAGAAAGCATGATTTATAAAATGAATCTTTACACGAGCTTCTCTGCTAAAGAAAAATTTAAAAAAGATAAAAAAGCAAGTATTTTTGGTGCCATAATGCGCTTTTGTTTAACTTTTACTAAGGATTATTTTTTTCGCGGTGGCATAAAATACGGCTATAAAGGTTTTATAATAGCTCTCTTAAATGCTAACGGTGCTTTTTTTCGTTATATGAAATTATATGAGTTGCAAAATGAAAAAAATTAA
- a CDS encoding glycosyltransferase, CAzY family GT2, whose product MPQLSIIIPLFNSCEFIARALQSCINQTLRDIEILVVDDKSEDESVKIALEIAKKDERVKIFQNDENLGTFATRNLGVLKSRAEFIMFLDSDDFLALNACEVALIKMKQGFDLLCFDAFVHRVKIKQFYRFKQDEVFNQKEFFEFLSKQRHFCWSVWAKLFRKNLVLKSFERINLYERLSYGEDVLFCYMNFLECDKMGVFKECIYHYEFNEKGRYENKNKEILWQNYKDKKRSNELIKKLSLESKNDEICKRLFEVLEKEERDLEKRFYK is encoded by the coding sequence ATGCCACAACTTTCTATTATAATCCCGCTTTTTAATTCTTGTGAGTTTATCGCAAGAGCTTTGCAAAGCTGTATAAATCAGACTTTAAGAGATATTGAAATTTTGGTTGTTGATGATAAAAGCGAAGATGAGAGCGTAAAAATAGCCTTAGAAATTGCCAAAAAAGATGAGAGAGTGAAAATCTTTCAAAATGATGAAAATTTAGGCACTTTTGCGACTAGAAATTTAGGAGTTTTAAAATCTAGGGCTGAATTTATAATGTTTTTAGATAGTGATGATTTTTTGGCTTTAAATGCTTGCGAAGTGGCTTTAATTAAAATGAAACAAGGCTTTGATTTGCTTTGTTTTGATGCTTTTGTACATAGAGTTAAAATCAAACAATTTTATCGTTTTAAACAAGATGAAGTTTTTAATCAAAAAGAATTTTTCGAATTTTTAAGCAAGCAAAGGCATTTTTGTTGGTCGGTTTGGGCGAAGCTTTTTAGGAAAAACTTGGTTTTGAAAAGCTTTGAAAGGATAAATTTATACGAGCGTTTGAGTTATGGTGAAGATGTACTTTTTTGCTATATGAATTTTTTAGAATGCGATAAAATGGGTGTTTTTAAAGAGTGCATTTATCATTATGAATTTAATGAAAAGGGTAGATATGAAAATAAAAATAAAGAAATTTTGTGGCAAAATTACAAAGACAAAAAAAGAAGTAACGAACTTATAAAAAAGCTTTCTTTGGAATCAAAAAATGATGAAATTTGCAAAAGATTGTTTGAGGTTTTGGAGAAAGAAGAGAGGGATTTAGAAAAAAGATTTTATAAATGA
- a CDS encoding UDP-N-acetylglucosamine 2-epimerase, with product MKKIVFVSGTRADFSKIKSLMMKIENSNEFELFIFATGMHMSKKFGSTYIEIEKCGFKNIYKYINHDKYYQTDKALASTIDGFSKFIHEVEPDLIVVHGDRIEPLAAAVVGSLNNILVAHIEGGELSGTIDESLRHAISKLAHIHLVNDEIAKKRLMQMGEDEKSIFIIGSPDLELLNNNISLNEVKKYYDINFKNYAIAMFHPVTTEINSLYKQSEEFVNALIKSEKNYIVIYPNNDLGFELILQNYEKFKNNDKFKIFPSLRFEYFISLLKNADFIIGNSSCILKEALYLGINGILVGTRQDGRTDIDKIIKVKANEKDILEAISNLHKHNNTVNKKLDILNSSEQFYKLLKNNSLFEINKQKIFRDQQ from the coding sequence ATGAAAAAAATAGTCTTTGTGAGTGGAACTAGGGCTGATTTTTCCAAGATAAAATCCCTAATGATGAAAATTGAAAATTCAAATGAATTTGAATTATTTATATTTGCAACCGGTATGCATATGAGTAAAAAATTTGGCTCTACTTATATAGAAATAGAAAAATGCGGTTTTAAAAATATATATAAATATATCAACCATGACAAGTATTATCAAACAGATAAAGCATTAGCATCTACTATAGACGGCTTTTCTAAATTTATACATGAAGTTGAACCTGATTTAATCGTTGTGCATGGTGATAGGATAGAACCTTTAGCAGCTGCAGTAGTGGGAAGTTTAAATAATATTTTAGTAGCACATATAGAAGGTGGAGAGCTTTCAGGAACTATAGATGAAAGCTTAAGACATGCTATTAGCAAATTGGCTCATATTCATTTGGTAAATGATGAAATAGCTAAAAAGAGATTAATGCAGATGGGAGAAGATGAAAAGTCTATTTTTATCATAGGTTCTCCTGATTTAGAGTTATTAAATAATAATATATCTTTAAATGAGGTAAAAAAATACTATGATATAAATTTTAAAAATTATGCTATAGCGATGTTTCATCCAGTTACTACTGAAATAAATTCTCTTTATAAACAAAGCGAAGAATTTGTAAACGCTCTTATAAAAAGCGAAAAGAATTATATCGTCATTTATCCTAATAATGATTTAGGATTTGAGCTGATTTTGCAAAATTATGAAAAATTTAAAAATAATGATAAATTTAAAATTTTCCCTTCTTTAAGATTTGAATATTTTATAAGCTTGTTAAAAAATGCTGATTTTATCATAGGAAATTCAAGTTGTATATTAAAAGAAGCTTTATATCTTGGCATAAATGGGATCTTAGTTGGAACAAGACAAGATGGCAGAACCGATATTGATAAGATAATCAAAGTAAAAGCAAATGAAAAAGATATATTAGAAGCAATTTCAAATCTTCATAAACACAATAATACCGTAAATAAAAAATTGGATATTTTAAATAGCTCTGAACAATTCTACAAACTATTGAAAAATAATAGCTTGTTTGAAATAAATAAGCAAAAGATATTTAGGGATCAACAATGA
- a CDS encoding N-acylneuraminate cytidylyltransferase has protein sequence MTLAIIPARAGSKGIKNKNLVLLQNKPLLYYTIHAAKNSKCIDKIVLSSDGDEMLRYGKRQDIDILKRPQELALDDTTSDKVVLHALEFYKDYENVILLQPTSPLRTSEYIDKAFEIFKNTNANSLISVCEYDNKILKAFMCDEKGNLKGICNDNYPFMPRQKLPKTYISNGAIYILKTKDFLQNPSFLQSNTKHFLMDEESSLDIDSEEDLRKVEERMKNSRRINVSHSTKCR, from the coding sequence ATGACTTTGGCCATAATACCTGCTAGAGCTGGCTCCAAAGGAATAAAAAATAAAAATCTTGTTCTTTTGCAGAATAAACCTTTACTATACTACACTATCCATGCGGCAAAAAATTCAAAATGTATAGATAAAATTGTCTTAAGTAGCGATGGAGATGAAATGCTAAGATATGGAAAAAGACAAGATATAGACATATTAAAAAGACCTCAAGAATTAGCACTAGATGATACAACCAGTGATAAAGTTGTATTACATGCTTTGGAATTTTATAAAGATTATGAAAATGTTATTTTACTTCAACCTACCTCACCCTTAAGAACATCAGAGTACATAGATAAAGCTTTTGAAATATTTAAAAATACAAATGCTAACTCACTCATAAGTGTTTGCGAGTATGATAATAAAATTCTAAAAGCTTTTATGTGTGATGAAAAAGGCAATTTAAAAGGAATATGCAATGATAATTATCCCTTTATGCCGAGGCAAAAACTACCAAAAACTTATATAAGCAATGGTGCAATTTATATTTTAAAAACCAAAGATTTTTTACAAAACCCTAGTTTTTTACAAAGCAATACAAAGCATTTTTTAATGGATGAAGAATCCAGTTTAGATATTGATAGTGAAGAAGACTTAAGAAAAGTAGAAGAAAGAATGAAAAATTCAAGGAGAATAAATGTTTCACATAGTACTAAGTGCAGATGA
- a CDS encoding Lipopolysaccharide heptosyltransferase I , CAzY family GT9 has protein sequence MKIAIIRLSALGDIIQSAVVLQFIKKFKKDIEIHWFVDERFEGILKNHPLIDKLYALPLKDKKIAQSLKILLKARKNNYNAVMDLQGLIKSALVSRILSRNNFGFDKNSIRENFAHNFYNQKLSIDYNENVFVRYLGLTSFMFNKDFDPKDLAFKEDVFSVDDKLKQLLSEKMQLAKNKKNILIHVGSSEENKIYPKTKLALLCKLIIKEFPKIKIFLGWGNLKEYEFAKEIIELGAINQDNIEIAPKFSLEELIVFTKSMDLIIGNDSGPTHLAFALNRPSITIFGATPSQRNAFKTNINKIIDAGKKITNAKHLDKSDFCINTIEEEDILKLIKELLGDE, from the coding sequence ATGAAAATAGCAATCATTCGTTTATCAGCTCTTGGAGATATTATTCAAAGTGCTGTAGTTTTACAATTTATTAAAAAATTTAAAAAAGATATAGAAATTCATTGGTTTGTGGATGAAAGATTTGAAGGTATACTCAAAAACCATCCTTTAATCGATAAGCTCTATGCCCTACCCTTAAAAGACAAAAAAATCGCGCAAAGTTTAAAAATTCTTTTAAAAGCAAGAAAAAATAATTACAATGCGGTTATGGATTTGCAAGGACTTATAAAATCAGCTCTTGTGAGCAGAATTCTAAGTAGAAATAATTTTGGTTTTGATAAAAATAGCATTAGAGAAAATTTTGCACATAATTTTTACAATCAAAAATTAAGCATAGATTATAATGAAAATGTCTTTGTAAGATATCTAGGTCTAACTTCTTTTATGTTTAATAAGGATTTTGATCCTAAAGATCTAGCCTTTAAAGAAGATGTTTTTAGCGTGGATGATAAGCTAAAACAACTCTTAAGCGAAAAAATGCAACTTGCAAAAAATAAAAAAAATATACTCATCCATGTGGGATCAAGCGAGGAAAATAAAATCTATCCTAAAACCAAACTTGCATTACTTTGCAAGCTGATCATCAAAGAATTTCCTAAGATAAAAATTTTCTTAGGCTGGGGTAATCTTAAAGAATATGAATTTGCAAAAGAAATCATAGAGCTAGGCGCTATAAATCAAGACAATATAGAAATAGCTCCTAAATTTAGCCTTGAAGAGCTTATAGTTTTTACAAAATCTATGGATTTGATCATAGGAAATGATAGTGGCCCAACTCACCTAGCCTTTGCCCTAAATAGACCTTCTATAACTATCTTTGGCGCAACACCAAGCCAACGCAATGCCTTTAAAACAAATATCAATAAAATCATCGATGCGGGCAAAAAAATCACAAATGCAAAACATCTTGACAAAAGTGATTTTTGTATAAACACTATCGAAGAAGAAGATATCCTAAAACTTATCAAGGAACTTTTAGGGGATGAATAA
- a CDS encoding Glycosyltransferase, CAzY family GT4, whose amino-acid sequence MKKINIFLKDITESGGGERVCANLANALCSDYEVEIFSFYKSQPNPIYELNKKVKITYLSPYDLKNAKGLKKILLKSFCRYFLSLKIIFHFRQKNNETLLANDGYFVPFFKNKALKYLRIWHIKAPKKKKMVFNRFDTIIILSSKELEKWKKWHKNIQVIPNFLPFISIKESDLSQKVVLSVGRMDKGDQKGFFRLIDIWEIVQKSKKYKEWKLHIVGDGILKKEIQDKIKIKKLEKSIILKPFIKEIEKEYLKASIYALTSHFEGFPMILLESSNYRIPSVAFDINTGPSDIIENKKSGFLISNNNLSDFAEKIQNLMDDENLRKKMGQYAKEKVKNNFSEYIIVQNWKKIL is encoded by the coding sequence ATGAAAAAAATTAATATTTTTCTAAAAGATATCACAGAAAGCGGAGGGGGAGAAAGAGTTTGTGCTAATCTCGCCAATGCCCTTTGCTCAGATTATGAAGTTGAAATTTTTAGCTTTTACAAAAGCCAACCAAATCCTATTTATGAACTCAATAAAAAAGTAAAAATCACTTATCTAAGCCCATATGATTTAAAAAATGCAAAAGGATTAAAAAAAATCCTTTTAAAAAGCTTTTGTCGTTATTTTTTATCATTGAAAATAATTTTTCATTTTAGACAAAAAAATAATGAAACACTTTTAGCTAACGATGGATATTTTGTACCTTTTTTTAAAAATAAAGCTTTAAAATATCTTAGAATTTGGCATATTAAAGCCCCTAAAAAGAAGAAAATGGTTTTTAACCGTTTTGATACCATAATTATACTTTCATCAAAAGAACTTGAAAAATGGAAAAAATGGCATAAAAATATTCAAGTAATTCCTAATTTTCTACCTTTTATATCGATCAAAGAAAGTGATTTATCCCAAAAAGTTGTCTTAAGCGTGGGGAGAATGGATAAAGGAGACCAAAAAGGCTTTTTTAGACTTATAGATATTTGGGAAATAGTGCAAAAAAGTAAAAAATATAAAGAATGGAAACTCCATATTGTGGGTGATGGAATTCTAAAAAAAGAAATACAAGATAAAATAAAGATTAAAAAATTAGAAAAGTCTATCATTTTAAAACCTTTTATCAAAGAAATCGAAAAAGAATACCTAAAAGCAAGTATTTATGCACTTACTAGCCATTTTGAAGGCTTTCCTATGATTTTATTAGAAAGCTCAAATTATAGAATTCCGAGTGTTGCATTTGATATCAATACAGGCCCGAGTGATATTATTGAAAATAAAAAAAGTGGCTTTTTAATTTCGAACAATAATTTAAGTGATTTTGCGGAAAAAATTCAGAATTTAATGGATGATGAAAATTTAAGGAAAAAAATGGGACAATACGCCAAAGAAAAAGTTAAAAATAATTTTTCAGAATACATCATTGTTCAAAATTGGAAAAAAATACTATGA
- a CDS encoding N-acetylneuraminate synthase: MIKQIKIDKLTISQENPPLVVPEIGINHNGSLEIAKLMVDAAKRAGASIIKHQTHIVEDEMSQEAKKVIPGNADISIYEIMQKCALSYQDELALKEYVEKQGLVYISTPFSRAAANRLEDMGVSAYKIGSGECNNYPLIKHIAQFKKPMIISTGMNSIESIKPTVKILRDFEIPFILLHTTNLYPTPSYLVRLQAMLELYKEFNCLYGLSDHTTDNLACLGAVALGACVLERHFTDTMDRKGPDIICSMDEQALKELIMQSKQMAIIRGDNASKKAATEEQVTIDFAFASVVSIKDIKKDEVLSMENIWVKRPGLGGISAKEFENILGKKAAKDIKNDTQLTWEDFK, from the coding sequence ATGATAAAACAAATTAAAATAGATAAATTAACCATATCCCAAGAAAACCCACCTTTAGTAGTACCAGAAATCGGCATAAATCACAATGGTAGTTTAGAAATAGCAAAACTCATGGTAGATGCAGCTAAAAGAGCTGGAGCTAGCATAATCAAACATCAAACACATATAGTAGAAGATGAGATGAGCCAAGAAGCTAAAAAAGTTATACCAGGTAATGCAGATATTAGCATCTACGAGATCATGCAAAAATGTGCCTTGAGTTATCAAGATGAGTTAGCTTTAAAAGAATATGTGGAAAAACAAGGTTTGGTATATATTAGTACCCCATTTAGTAGAGCTGCGGCAAATCGTTTAGAAGATATGGGTGTGAGTGCTTATAAGATAGGTTCAGGAGAATGTAATAACTATCCCTTAATCAAACACATAGCACAATTTAAAAAGCCTATGATAATAAGCACTGGAATGAATAGTATCGAAAGTATTAAACCTACGGTTAAAATACTTAGAGATTTTGAAATACCTTTTATTTTATTGCATACTACAAATTTATATCCTACCCCATCGTATTTAGTAAGATTACAGGCTATGTTAGAGCTATATAAAGAATTCAATTGTCTTTACGGTCTAAGTGATCACACTACAGATAATCTTGCTTGCTTGGGTGCGGTTGCATTAGGAGCTTGCGTCCTAGAGCGCCATTTTACAGATACTATGGATAGAAAAGGACCCGATATAATTTGTTCTATGGATGAACAAGCATTAAAAGAGCTCATAATGCAAAGCAAACAAATGGCTATAATAAGAGGAGATAATGCAAGCAAAAAAGCAGCAACTGAAGAACAAGTTACTATCGATTTTGCATTTGCTAGCGTAGTAAGTATAAAAGACATAAAAAAAGATGAAGTATTATCCATGGAAAATATTTGGGTTAAAAGACCGGGACTCGGTGGAATCAGCGCAAAAGAATTTGAAAATATACTTGGAAAAAAAGCAGCAAAAGATATAAAAAATGATACACAACTTACATGGGAAGATTTTAAATGA
- a CDS encoding putative glycosyltransferase: MFHIVLSADEKYIKYAMALINSIVKNTNINKNFIDYIDNTNEENTKKSLKDFSEDELQEGYIFHIFSDFIKDETKVKMFDLSQELSKIYPCKIVIHILTNEIFIQEKIPIWRGGYQAYFRYFIGSILEENIRHCLYLDIDMLVLQDIRELWTIKNDAYIIMAVNYDNYFNSGFLFINIANWKKEDIQKKSLKYSKKYLAFDQDSLNAVIDKNKILFLSSNWNYCLQTYESNNDPIFEKNDYENFISQVKIIHYIRPKPWMNILQWLKHSEGKCFAYQNILDLWWDNAKATPIFSKELSNIKIELNNIFSNEIIKYLKTSSIKLHWTEKFYKLLKKYIVKIICAFVPNQKYRKIIRRKLL, translated from the coding sequence ATGTTTCACATAGTACTAAGTGCAGATGAAAAATATATTAAATATGCAATGGCTCTAATAAATTCTATCGTAAAAAATACAAATATAAATAAAAACTTTATAGATTATATCGATAATACAAATGAAGAAAATACTAAAAAATCCTTAAAAGATTTCAGCGAAGATGAATTACAAGAAGGTTATATATTTCATATATTTAGTGATTTTATTAAAGATGAAACAAAAGTTAAGATGTTTGATTTAAGTCAAGAATTAAGTAAAATTTACCCCTGTAAAATTGTAATTCATATTTTAACAAATGAAATTTTTATCCAAGAAAAAATACCAATTTGGAGAGGTGGCTATCAAGCCTATTTTAGATATTTTATTGGTTCTATCCTGGAGGAAAATATAAGACATTGTTTATATCTTGATATAGACATGCTGGTATTACAAGATATAAGAGAATTATGGACAATAAAAAATGATGCCTATATTATAATGGCTGTAAATTATGATAATTATTTTAACTCAGGATTTCTATTTATCAACATAGCCAATTGGAAGAAAGAAGATATTCAAAAAAAGAGCTTAAAATATTCTAAAAAATACTTAGCCTTTGATCAAGATAGTTTAAATGCAGTGATAGATAAAAATAAAATCTTATTTTTATCTAGTAATTGGAATTATTGCCTTCAAACATACGAAAGTAATAATGACCCTATCTTTGAAAAAAACGACTACGAAAATTTTATTTCTCAAGTAAAAATTATACACTATATACGGCCAAAACCTTGGATGAATATTTTACAATGGTTAAAACATTCCGAAGGAAAGTGTTTTGCTTATCAAAATATCCTTGATCTTTGGTGGGATAATGCCAAAGCAACTCCTATTTTCTCAAAAGAATTATCCAACATAAAAATAGAATTAAATAACATCTTTTCAAACGAAATCATCAAATATCTTAAAACTTCAAGCATCAAACTTCATTGGACAGAAAAATTTTATAAATTATTAAAAAAATATATAGTTAAAATAATTTGTGCTTTCGTGCCAAATCAAAAGTATAGAAAAATCATAAGAAGAAAGCTTTTATAG
- a CDS encoding ADP-heptose--lipooligosaccharide heptosyltransferase II , CAzY family GT9, with amino-acid sequence MKIFIHLPTWLGDAVMASPALYGVYHHFKNAEFILYGSFVSTALFKEFPNAKIIVENKKSRYKQALSLRKKLGKIDLALSFRSAFSSKIILHILKAKKRYFFNKYNFKEEHQVLKYLYFIENSLDIKTHSKDLKLPFRLKFQNPIVLKNGKKILGLNPGASFGSAKRWDASYFAQVALNFSKTHEILIFGAGKAEQELCDEIFHILKEKNVKVKNLCNKTTIKMLCQNIAICDIFITNDSGPMHIAAAYKTKTVAIFGSTKFTQTSPWQNQNAKLAHLNLACMPCMQKTCPLKHHRCMKDLKPELVIENVKALL; translated from the coding sequence ATGAAAATTTTTATCCATCTTCCCACTTGGCTAGGTGATGCAGTTATGGCCTCGCCTGCTTTATATGGAGTTTATCATCATTTTAAAAACGCCGAATTTATCCTTTATGGATCTTTTGTATCTACGGCACTTTTTAAAGAATTTCCTAATGCTAAAATCATTGTAGAAAATAAAAAATCACGCTACAAGCAAGCCCTCTCTTTACGCAAAAAACTTGGAAAAATAGATCTAGCCCTTTCTTTTAGATCAGCTTTTTCCTCTAAAATCATTTTGCATATCCTTAAGGCAAAAAAAAGATATTTTTTTAACAAGTATAATTTCAAAGAAGAACATCAGGTTTTAAAATATCTTTATTTTATAGAAAATTCACTAGATATCAAAACTCATTCTAAGGATTTAAAACTCCCTTTTAGATTAAAATTTCAAAATCCAATTGTTTTAAAAAATGGTAAAAAAATCCTAGGTTTAAATCCTGGAGCAAGCTTTGGAAGTGCTAAAAGATGGGATGCGAGTTATTTTGCCCAAGTTGCTTTAAATTTTAGCAAAACTCATGAAATTTTGATTTTTGGAGCAGGCAAGGCAGAACAAGAACTCTGCGATGAAATTTTTCATATATTAAAAGAAAAAAATGTCAAGGTAAAAAATCTTTGCAATAAAACCACCATCAAAATGCTTTGTCAAAATATCGCAATTTGTGATATTTTCATCACAAATGATAGCGGTCCTATGCATATAGCTGCCGCTTATAAAACAAAAACTGTGGCTATCTTTGGGTCTACTAAATTTACCCAAACCTCACCTTGGCAAAATCAAAATGCAAAATTAGCGCATCTAAATTTAGCTTGTATGCCTTGTATGCAAAAAACCTGCCCTTTAAAACATCATCGGTGTATGAAAGATTTAAAACCGGAACTAGTTATAGAAAATGTTAAAGCTTTACTATAG